From the genome of Gambusia affinis linkage group LG04, SWU_Gaff_1.0, whole genome shotgun sequence:
attttgtgaactctAAATGTTCTAATTGGGctgaatcttcctttaacacttgaggttctgcagtaacttctatttacagccgcgaacctccagcccagatcccgtcaATAGCGGCTTTAAcccgcctggtagaaacgttaaggagaagcagatgcgggtggtaccgggtggtactGGGTGGTACCTGGTGGTACTGGGGCTTTGAGCTGCATTTTACTCGCGGTGAGAGTTGGCACTgtgtcttatatcaggatgtctgatataaagacagctattctttatatctgtcgATGGTGCCGACCCAGACTGCCTGTAATGAACCGAACTgggcttttagcagaatgattaagttaaagtcagaagttttctctgcagctgaagcatttctgtgtttaggggtgAGGCGGGTTTTGTCCCGTTATTGCAAAAAcgataataaaaatataaatagaaacagtttttctgacatcaacatcagacctacatttttattcagaaaccaaggtaaaaaaattaaaaataaaaagaataaaataaatatatatgttgttTCTCTTGCCCATAAATTGATAGTTAGAGGACACAGAtccgccccctcctcctcctcaccatggacccggtgtgtgaacaacatggaggctctgagagtcatgATTAGACTGAggactagtttatttttactaaattattatatGTAGCTAAACAGTGTTGTAGAAAGTACTAAAAaactgtacttaagtaaaagtacaaatacatggacaaaaatgtactctagtaaaagtaaaagtaccacattaacatttttacttgagtaaaagtaaaaaagtactggcttttaaaaatacttaagtattaaaagtaaaagtacttcctgaatgcattacttaatctctaatacaatatcattacGTGGacctatcatatttaattttaatacatgaaatatgtgccattttaatgaacaatgccacagatagagcatgtttttagtgtgtttactctctgtgacagtttagatttagatttgtgattctatgcatcataatttcagggatggaaacatcttaaatccacattcccataaaaacacctagatattaaatactgagagctgaaataaattgaacCAATATCATTAtcatttcaaactcttcttcattctgctttgcttccatctctgtggcacaatccGCAGTGGTTTCCTACCAACCCTAAAGGATACCGCCCTGGATGTTTGTCCATATcacccatgtcagaaaccacaactgtctgctccattaaacatagaaattaaggcaatgctccaatggtaaacaacactcaactatgaatactgtccaaggTGCAAGAAGTAACCAGGCAGAAGGACAGTGACGGTTCTCACCCTGtctgccaccatgacaggttaccaacacaatcaaagagcaatgagcagctctgcgttacacgttcttgttttgtttattggccaattaaataaatctatctattttttaattaaataaaataataatagctactgcagtgtgtgcagagcgtcacaagaacaaagaacggctctcagtgaggcttcagtcctGTAGGACTTAGTAAAAATCCGTCCAGAAGAATCGGATTGTTCATCACTATCACTATATAGCAGATTTTGGTCACAGCGTTGTCCCATATATGCAAcacctaaaacaacacttccacacaatgATTAAACGCATGACTGACAACTATTTTTTTATCACAGATGCAccatatgtgtctctgtacagctagcCTTGCTAACATCACGTCCACATAGCTTACCTTCCTTTAAGCTTGCTTTCCAAGTGACGCTAAAAGTCGGACGAAGTTTCCACCATCTGTGAAAGTGAAGCGCTGTTGATTTTACATGTCGCCAAATCTTATGATTTACGTAGCGAaattctattactgacgattagacaATCATCTCCTGTTTAGAggaaaccactgcgcatgtctggGAGCCCCGCGTGcgactgaaaggaggaggcgaTGGGTGACAACAGTAATTAGCAGGTCACAttattgcttggatttacagcgccttgttaagttcctgaacttcatattttaatgggaaaaaaagcgcaatgcgacttggatgtaacgTGTAACGggacggttttgtagaaatgtagtaagtagaaagtacagatacttactgtaaaatgtagtggagtaaaagtcgaaagtatccattattaaatatacttaagtaaagtacagatacacgaagaatgtacttaagtacagtaacgaAGTACATGTACTTTGTTACTTCACAACACtgtagctaaatattattgctgaggggcacaaacaggccttctggCATACagactaaaaattaaaattaaaaaaaaaaaattttgaaaagaaaaaaactcaaaaagggcacttggggcatcaaggataaaaagggcaggggctcaagccccctttGCCTCCACCTCTGCACGTGCCTGGTTACTAATGGAACAATTTTTCTTAACAAGAATATTGTCAAACCAGAATATCCAGCAGGTGCACCAAACTATTAACACTCTGAGCTGGTGATTTTCCATAGAGAAACTTCTTAAGCCTCAGAGCTTCTATCTAAACtgtctgttcttttcttttaacaaatactGGTGCCTTGCTGGGCTGCACaatggcgcagttggtagagcttttgccttgcagcaagaaggtcctggatttaattcccggcccggggtctttctgcatggagtttgcatgttctccctgtgcatgcgtgggttctctccgggttctccggcttcctcccacagtccaaaaacatgactgtcaggttaattgggctctctaaattctccataggtgtgagtgtgtgtgaatggttgtttgtcctgtatgttttctgtgttgccctgcgacagactggcgacctgtccagggtgaacccgcctcttgccaggaacgttagctggggataggcacctgCCACCCTCCCGACCACATTAGAACCACATTAAAAAATTATGCACAGGCAGACGTGAAAACTTGTATCTTGGAAGCCAAacagttttttgtaaaaaaaacaacaaaaaaaaaacaaaaaaaacatcaacatgaaaacaagGAGTCTCTTCACCTtcagaaaatctattttacttCCTCCAGATAAATATCCAGTTTTCCGTAACTGGAAATAACTCACTGAAAGCTTattcaaagacagaaaatttaccatttatttttagtctagtttctagtgcaaatctCTCAGTTCACTTAAGAAAAGGCAAAACTAACATATAAGTAACTTTGTAACAAAATATAGGAGCTACTTGGTTTAAgtcaattccttaatattgatgaacaGGTTATTGTTTCATTTGCTGATTATTTAAGTTACAGGAGgggtaaatgttttattagtgaaataatctgtcaatggaaTAAGAACGTTTTTCAAGTTTCTTTAGGAAGATGAGTTGTTAAAGTTCCTATTTGTGCAGATGACCCCAACAATCACTGTCCATTCTGTGATTGCACATATTGGAGTCCGTCCTGTGATTGGTGGCTTCCTGTCCAGGAGGAAGTTGTGAACAGAGTTTAAAAGCAGGCATGCAAGACTGCAGACATTCACAGGAAGCTGGACCATCAATGGCTCTGCTGaaagttctgctgctgctgttggggCTGGGTGAGTCTGACAAACTGGAAACACTGGACATACTGGAGACACTTCCTACTGGTTCCAGggaggctgctgctctctgtgactCTAAAACTTCCCTCTGATTCTTTGTCAGACATAAACTTTATTGCATATAAATTGTGATGTTTTGTAATCTTTATCTGTTCATCCTTTTTCTGTTCCTTCAGCCACGTTTGCTCCTGTTTTCTGAGTAAAgtcctcttttttcttcttcaggtgtttCAATGAACTCACATGTTTCTCTGCACAAGAGAATCATTGGaggtaaaaaatgtaatgacaAGGAGCGTCTTCATCATGTTCGGTTGGAGGGCAACAATGATACTCATATAAGCTTGTGTGGAGGATCTCTGATCCACCCTAGGTGGATCCTGACTGCAGCTCACTGCTGGAAGTCTCAGCCAGGATGGTAGGAAAGGCCATTAAgacagttttatctgcagatgatCAGGTTTTCTATGTGTTCATCATGATCTAACCTGTTCTGCAGGACTATGACAGCAATATTCGGAGTTCATCCAGGAACTGCTAAACAGGAGAAACAGATAATCCAACACAATCCTGTGTTTTATGTTGACCAATGGAATCAGCGGCATGACATCATGTTGCTGAAGCTTCAGAGACCAGTAAGAAATATCCGTCCTGCTCGGCTACGAAGCTGCAATAATCGTCCTAGAATGTAAGTCTTTCTCAGgtcaaaaacatgacttcaggttttctgtcttcatttcTCCGgtcctgctgcctctgcttcagcacacctgagtcaggtAATCAGGCCACCAGCAGAACTAGACCCTGTTtagctcaggtgtgttggaccagagacacATAAAGGAATCAGGACACCATCAATGAGGACTGGAGTCtttcatggatttattttccattctttCATTGTTCCTCCTAATGATTCATTTTCTACATTGTcatcatttttgacatttatcctAATTGTGTTTTAGTGGTGTTAGAGTTCAGCTGGCAGGAGAAGGACCAGTGACATCCAACCCTAATGATGAGCGATGTGAGAGAAATATTgaagttatgagaataaaatctttgCTTCTGTCTGTACAGAGAAGGTTAAGTGAAGAACACTTTTATGATTCTCATGTTTCTCTTCATCAGACGATGAGTTTCCACCACATCTTCAGTGTGTCTACCTGAGAATTAGTGGTTTTACCTTTAGGCCAACACTTGGACATCTCGTCATTGCTGAAGCACCAAACAAGGAGGCGTACTATgtatgtttgtttcttcaatatttctccacagagaggagaaaatgtttatgttttacaacataaatatattgttaTAAATTTTCCTACAGGGTGACTCCGGTGGAGGAGTGGTGTTCAACCACCAGATTTATGGTGTGATTTCTGCTCGTGACGAAAGCTCTCCATTTCGGAAACCAATTTACAGCATGGTTGTGTGTGAATACATGAAGTGGATAAGGAATACATTTTAGGCCAAAAAAACGTAAAttatcatgaaataaaaaattcatcAAATTTCCTCTCAGATGTAATTTTATAGCTATACCTCCATCAGTTTGTTCTATAGGTTTATAGAATTATCATAAATTAATATGAttatattaattgttttttctcaCCTGAATTTGACCTCCCTAATGGAGCTTTCTCTgcctctgaaatgaaaaaaataaatcaataaattaataaaaaaataatttcctgtcTGATCATCTTCACATTCATGGTTCAGTTTGTTCACTTGATATTGATCCTGATCTAGAAATGTGACATGAGGAGAAACACcagatgtaatttattaattctttttttactttattttacatcagaaatgaacatgcagcatctaaactctgcagctctggagttACTATTCCATCTTTAGTTGTCGTGAACTTTAAACTCCAagaccaaagtgctgtacacaacaataatgaaacagaatctacataattcaacaataaacacaaaatgaaatccaaacaacttaaaaataaataaaaatagcatcacgttttaataaaggaaataaaggttcaatacataaaaacaatttaaaagtcaaaatctgTAATGAAAGAGAAGTTTTAAGGGAATATGTAACACcaaataaatctatttaatgATAGCTTCTCGTTGCCACATATTTAACATGATAATGATAGAAGAAAACTTTCCTCTATTGCAGTTTAACAAAATGTCactattaattttaatttttaaatttctttcactgttgaaagtaaatttaaattatgtttatcatgtaaaatttgtaagatcaatcaataaataaatcaatcaaccatttttatttatacagcacccGTCATactaaaagcagctcaaagtgctgtacagatcaataaaaacaaaccaaagcaaaTAATTACCCACTCCAACCCCACATGGAAATACACAACTGCATGGAAAATGGACAAACTAAGCAGAAATTATTCAATTCAgcaaatacagttaaaatggTGGGCCTTGAGCCTGCTCTTAAAGACAGCAACATTTTCTGGATCCCTCAGGTTCTCTGGCAGACGGTTCCACAAACGGGGGACATAATACTGGGTAAAAGCCTCACAATAAGTGTGTTGTGACTCTTAAAACTGATAATATTCTGATGCCAGAGGACCTCAAGGCCTGCAGGGGTTCATAAGGTAATAGCAGCTCTGCAAGGAATGATTgttcaagaaaattaaaacatttaaaaaccagtaaAAGAATCTTAACCTCAATACTGAGACATACTGGAATGATAAAAGTCATACAAATAGAACAGATACAGAGTGACATTCTCCACCCAGCACTGGGCTCCACTCAGCTCACCTTAGGGGTAACACCAAGTGAAGCAAATATTGTAGCTTgagttctgctttattttctcctcattcTGGTTCCTCTCTAAGGTGTTGGTCTGccttaatcagtttttttatgtGTCACTGTCACCagtcttaaatgttttggttatGTCAGCATGCAGCTTTGTGCGTttgagcagataaaacagaaaagacaaagagtcCTTTTTGTCCATAACAGAGTGTTCCTTATgaatttcttgtaacatttttggTCTATAAAGTTACAAGATTCATAGTTTCTATGAAGAAGGAGATTTTAGTTCcattagtcattttatttttcaaaacgtAGAAGCAggactttttttctattttttcatgtttgtcctTAACGTGATCTTTGTTAGTACACTAGATCCACTTTACACCAAACTAACCTTCAGccacataaaatatgttatttttttcagtagcaGATGAATATATAATCACATCTCTAGTTAGTCAAATCACAGATTGTTACTGGCCGGTTCGCCTTGTTACTCCACGCCACTGCTCCTCTCCCTTCTCCCTGGTTTCCTCATGGACTCTTCATGTCTCttgtttgggtttatttttgttcctttgattttgttgtttttataagtttgattttttaaaattacatgtaCAACAGAACTTTTATGTTTCCTGCCTGCTGCATTTGTATCCACACTTCTACCACCATGGAAGTGCAATAGTAATGCATTGGACTTTAAAGTCACTCTGACCATTGTGGTCAGTTTGGAATGAATATATGTAATGAAAACActtacatataaataaaatagtttttataaatacCACAATAAAGCCTATACAAGGAACATAACCACACTGGAGGGTCAGTTTTCTCCTTGGATGATGAACATGTTCTTGATCAAAAATGTGAGTTTCCAAAAATTAGGTTTGCTAATGGaacaattttgcataacaagAACATTGTCAAACCAGAATATCCAGCAGGTGCACCAAACACTTAACACTCTGAGCTGGTGATGTTCCATAGAGAAACTTCTTAAGCCTCAGAACTTCTATCTAAACTGTCTgtacttttcttttaacaaatactGGTGCCTTGCTGTCGCTATCAGCCTGCTGCAGTTGCTGCAGGGACCCTCTGACTGGTTCTGCAGAAACTCTCTAGCCTACATATTCTAACAGGTTGAACAACACTAATGTGgttaaatgagtaaaacaattaaatgaaattGTTAAGAGACATAACACaatttttacttcacaaatgttttctctcaCACTTTCGAAAAAACAGTTAACAGACATCATTCAACCAGTGAAAACTTCATTATTTATGGCAACCAAACAGAAATCACCTGTTCTTTCTCACCCACTTCATGTTGCATCCATCACTATGAATCCATGAAGCTGCTGTTTCACTTCCCAAAAAAACTCCtgaaaaaattatgcaaagGCAGATGTGAAAACTTGTACATTGGAAGccaaacagtttttttggaaaaaaaacatcaacatgaaaacaagGAGTCTCTTCACCTtcagaaaatctattttacttCCTCCAGTTTACaatcacattttctgttgtgCATAACTCACTGCAAGCTtgttcaaagacagaaaatttaccaattatttttagtctagtttctagtgcaaatatctcagttcacTTAAGAAAAGGCAAAACTAACATATAAGTAACTTTGTAACAAAATATAGGAGCTACTTGGTTTAAgtcaattccttaatattgatgaacaGGTTATTGTTTCATTTGCTAATTATTTAAGTTACAGGAGgggtaaatgttttattagtgaaataatctgtcaatggaaTAAGAActtttttcaagtttctttaGAAAGATGAGTTGTTAAAGTTCCTATGTATGCAGATGACCCCAACAATCACTGTCCATTCTGTGATTGGACATATCAGTGTCCATTCTGTGATTGGTGGCTTCCTGTCCAGCAGGAGGTTGTGAAGATTTTAAAAGCAGGCCTGCAAAACTGCAGACATTCACAGGAAGCTGGACCAGCAATGGCTCTGCTGaaagttctgctgctgctgttggggCTGGGTGAGTCTGACAAACTGGAAACACTGGGCATACTGGAGACACTTCCTACTGGTCCCAGGGAGAGTGCTGCTCTCTGTGACTCTAAAACTTTCCTCTGATTTGTTGTCAGACATAAACTTCATTGCATATAAATTGTGATGCTTTTTAATCTTTATCTGTTTATCCTTTTGCTGTTCCTTCAGTCATATTTGCTCCTGATTTCTGAATaaattcctcctttttcttctttaggtGTTTCAATGAACTCACATGCTTCTCTGCACAAGAGAATCATTGGAGGTCAAAACTGTGATGACAAGGAGCGTCTTTATCATGTTCGGTTGGAGAGAGACAATGGTACTGATTCATACTTGTGTGGAGGATCTCTGATCCACCGTCGCTGGATCCTGACTGTAGCTCATTGCTGGAGGTCTCAGCCAGAATGGTAGGAAAGTCATTCAGACAGTTTTATCTGCATATAATCAGGTTTTCTATGTGTTCATCGTAATCTAACCTGTTCTGCAGGACTATGAGAGCAACTTTAGGAGTTCATCCACGGAATGCTACACAGGAGACACAGACAATCCAACACAATCCTGTGATGTATTTTGACCAAAGGGAACAGCGGAATGACATCATGTTGCTGAGGCTTCAGAGACCAGTAAGAAATATCCGTCCTGTTCGGCTTCCAAGATGCAATAATCGTCCCAAAATGTAAGTCTTTCTCTggtcaaaaacatgactgtcaggttcaagcacctattaaagacaaaattaattaaacacaagaaagacaagagagatggaTTCTGAATACTCgtgaggagaacagacagagatgtgctttcagttacaatctcgtaccgctctgaaatcacatatgcctgctcctctctttttattgcatttaggatcCCTATCACATTGGGcgctgcaactctcaaagggcggGGAGAACAAATTatcacatagttgcagcgctaatgacaatcactatctagacacatgttttctacacactagattcttctgCTCCAGGCACGGCGTCGAGCAGACATGTTGTATGTCATCACGGCAACGGCTTTATTGGTATCCAACAGGTCAAGGAGAGCAGAGTTTCCGGCCGGGCCGGAAACTCTGCTGGAAGCGGTTGTCACTGCCTTCTCTCAGTAAGgcctcaggaaggaatcaaagttattcaacacacagaaacattctttatactaagattaaaatgaagtaaaatgaagtaaaagcatataagtaaaaacattataaagataTAACTATAAGgctacatgaacaacaaataattgataataccaataatacaatttaaCCAACAATgacttcaggttttctgtctccagTTCTCCGgtcctgctgcctctgcttcagcacacctgaccCAGGTAATCAggccaccagcagaaccagaacctgtttagctcaggtgtgttggaccagagacacATAAAGGAATCAGGACACCATTactgaggactggagttggacacTCTTGTGTCTGTGGATGAAGTCcttcatggatttattttccattcttCCATTGTTCCTCCTAATGATTCATTTTCTACATTGTcatcatttttgacatttatcctAATTGTGTTTCAGTGGTGCTGTAGTTCAGCTGGCAGGAGAAGGACCAACGTCAACCAACCCCAATGATGAGCGATGTGAGAGAAATATTgaagttatgagaataaaatctttgCTTCTGTCTGTACAGAGAAGGTTAAGTGAAGAACACTTTTATGATTCTCATGTATCTCTTCATCAGACGATGAGCTTCCATCACATCTTCAGTGTGTCGACTTGAGAATTAATCGTTTTACCGTTAGCCCAACACGTGGATATCTAATCGTTACTCAAGCACCAGACAAGGAGGCATActttgtaagtttgtttctttaatatttctccacagagaaaataaaacgtttctgttttacaacataaatatattgttatatattttcctacagggtgactctggaggaggaGTGGTGTTGAACAACAAGATTTATGGTGTGATTTCTGGCGGTGTACGAAGCGATCCATTTCGGAAACCAATTTACAGCATGATTGTGTGTGAATACATAGACTGGATACGCAACACAACTGGGCTTAACAAACCTAAActatcatgaaataaaaatttcatcAAATTTCCTCTTAGATGTAATTTTATAGTTATATCTCCATCAGTTTGTTCTTGAGGTTTGTAGAATGatcataaattattaattttgttttttctcacctGACCTTGACCTCCCTAATGGAGCTTTCTCTGCCtctgaaatgtaaaagtaaatcaataaattaatgaaaaaaatattttcctgtctGATCGTCTTTACATTCATGGTTCAGTTTGTTCACTTGATATTTTTCCTGGacttaaacataaaacatgagtTTTAAATCACATGAAGAGAAACACcagatgtaatttattaattctttttttactttattttacatcagaaatgaacatgcagcatctaaactctgcagctctggagttACTATTCCAGCTTTAGTTGTAGTGAACTTTAAACTCCAAGACCAAAGAGCTGTACACAACAATAATGAAACAGAAGTTACATAattcaacaataaacaaaaaatgaaatccaaacaacttaaaaataaataatagcatctcattttaataaaggaaataaaaagttcaatacttaaaaacaattcaaaagtcaaaatccGTAAAGAAAGAGAAGTTTTAAGGGAATATATAAAACcagataaatatatttaatgataGCTTCTCATTGCCACATTTTTAACATACGaatgacagaagaaaattgTCCTCTGTTGCAGCTGAACAAAGTGTCACtgttaattgtaatttttaattttctttcactgtttaaattaatttaattaattacataataaattattatgtaaaatgtttaagatcaatcaatcaatcaatcatttttatttatacagcaccaGTCATactaaaagcagctcaaagtgctgTACATATCAATAAAGACAAACCAAAGCAAATAATAACCCACTCCATCCCCACATGAAAATACACAACTGCATGGGAAATGAACAAACTaagcagaaattatttaattcagcAAAGACAGTTAAAATAGTGGGCCTTGAAAGTGCTCTTAAAGACAGCAACTGCTTTATTTCTCCTCATTCTGGTTCCTCTCTAAGGTGccttaatcagtttttttatgtcattggtttgggtttaattttgttacttggacttttttttataagtttgttttttaaattaaatctacaACAGAACCTTAATGTTTCCGGCCTGCTGCATTTGGATCCACACTTCTACCACAACGGAAGTCCAATAGTAATACATTGGATAATAAAGTCACTCTGACCATTGTGGTCAGTTTGGAgtgaaaatatgtaataaaaacatttacatatataatacaaaccaaaggtttggacacaactgtgtgtccaaaccttcTGTTTAAGAACCACAATAAAGTCtaattcaatctggagagactcagacagagaaaatgaacagcgattaaaaaaggtttattgacagacatgaatttaaagtactttggcgctcgggccccggctgtgGTCATCaagctgtgaattgcaataagctcggatgagcattcccgatgtaggataggaatgtcatccccccgggacccgaccctggtggtggaggtcggaGAAGGATGCGAGCTTGAAGATCCGGGCGAGGGAAGGTGGAGaaggggtggaggagggttgagcgcggaagacgccatggatggaggtccttttcagctgggccttggaaggcgattggacgtgacgtggcttggtccagcgttgataggACAACGGTGATGGGCGGGATGCTCCGATAGGACGAGCcaggtggggctaaagagtcttccagtttgaatttgcgcccAGGCTTcatttgttacaaaataaaatgacaacaatcACTTATTTCCTTAAATCTCCAAATTAAGAACTGAAATTTAAGAAtagttttacagcaaaatatttgCTGGAGATGTTGCATATTGTAGATCTATGGTCAGAGTAATGACATCAATAAATACTTGTCAATATATTGCCATTGATGCATGACGTCCAATTTAGTGGATAGGTGatcaattgtaattttctccaaatacaaagtgGTTATTTGGAAACTACATCAGTAGTATTAGTATTTAGGAATTgctttatatctttttttttacctgcaagagTCATATACAGTAGAAGGAGGGACAGGGTCGGTTGGCAGGCTTTTTTGTCTGTTGGctatattggatttaacaaaaataatttcttgcatttgcagctgatggccagtagttgatagtgttttgattttatgatgcattagtGTCCACTTCTGTGGTATTTAATGCAGCATGAGTTCAGTCCATGCCACCATTAGTTAGGCcataaaaatgaatttcattGTAGAAcactcaaacataaaaacaaaaaataaacacaacaaactctTGTAGGATTATTCCAGCAATCAACAGCTGTTACATCCTTTATTCATCCGTGTGATTTGACATTGTGAATCACGCTTATTCCTTTAACAACGTAAGCTAACAAACATGCTAACAACTAGCCTTAACAATTGGCTTTAGACATGAAACTATCTCATTTGATTTACTCACCTTTTGTTCTATTAGTGCAATGGAGGCACGgagtgaaaatagtctcaaaaaaacctgtgtgtgtgtaatactGGATTTGTAAT
Proteins encoded in this window:
- the LOC122830379 gene encoding trypsin-1-like, producing the protein MLLKLQRPVRNIRPARLRSCNNRPRIGVRVQLAGEGPVTSNPNDERYDEFPPHLQCVYLRISGFTFRPTLGHLVIAEAPNKEAYYGDSGGGVVFNHQIYGVISARDESSPFRKPIYSMVVCEYMKWIRNTF
- the LOC122829327 gene encoding hyaluronan-binding protein 2-like encodes the protein MKIKLLEVNFEINANCGNETTLPQNNGEIVRLASSSPPWNALGAKPKQKSHTADPMRRLTGRTPHLDKSAWPALSRNPPSTSTPAPPSKNKQAAATKTVPPTPLPRTERPAQTSKHSDTLGIPLKNRFSALQPEPLSETSPSNINNEARPTHPPPKTLKDKVTTRKTKDDPNNHCPFCDWTYQCPFCDWWLPVQQEVVKILKAGLQNCRHSQEAGPAMALLKVLLLLLGLGVSMNSHASLHKRIIGGQNCDDKERLYHVRLERDNGTDSYLCGGSLIHRRWILTVAHCWRSQPEWTMRATLGVHPRNATQETQTIQHNPVMYFDQREQRNDIMLLRLQRPVRNIRPVRLPRCNNRPKIGAVVQLAGEGPTSTNPNDERYDELPSHLQCVDLRINRFTVSPTRGYLIVTQAPDKEAYFGDSGGGVVLNNKIYGVISGGVRSDPFRKPIYSMIVCEYIDWIRNTTGLNKPKLS